The sequence below is a genomic window from Lentimicrobium saccharophilum.
TCAATGGGGAAAAGCGACAACATCCGGGCGATCGCCAGGGAGGTTTTTTGAAATTAAGTGCTTTATCTATCAGCTATTTCTGAACAATTAAAACTCCTTTCACCCTGAAACCAAAACAGGGTCAACGGCTTAGCAGGGTGACACTATCCTGCAACTCCCCGCTGAGCAGTTTAACCAGGCTTTCCTCCAGCCGCAGCTTACCCAGGCTTTTGCCGATAAAAATCAACCGGCTGGCCCGCTCCTCATCTTCATTCCACGGCTCCCCGGCCGAGATCATGATATGGTCTCGCACCGACTGCACCACAACCTTCTGAGGCACTTTGTCGAAACTTACAATGCCTTTGATGCGGTAAATACCGGCGCCATAGTATTCGACCAGGTGATCGAGCCAGAAATTAAACTGATGGGGATCGAAATTGCGGGTGAAAGTGTAACTGTGCGATTCAATATCATGCAGGGCAGGACGCTGATCTTTCTGCACCAGGGCAAAACCTGCGGGTTTCATCACCCCGGATGAAAGCCTGAGTTTTCCTGCATTGATACTGAAGTCCTCGATCACTTTCGGCGCGTAGGTGTATGTATCAAGCAGGCTGGAACCGTTGACACTTCCAAAACTTGAATAAACCAATTCTGCAAAGGGATTGAACGACTTTACCAGCTCAGCGGCGCCGGCCATCTCCGCTTCAGTAACCAGATCCGTTTTATTCAGCACAACTATATCCGCGTAGCTGATCTGTTTGGCAGCCATGGCCGTATCGGCAGCAATGGGCCCGATATTCCTGGCATCCACCAGACACACCACGCTGTCGATGCGGTAAAACATTTCAATCTGCTCCGACGACATGAACGCTTGCACTACCGTGGTTGGATCGGCAATACCGGTGGTTTCCACAACCAGATGCGTCAGTTTGTGCCGGATATTGAGCAGATCAAACAGCAGCTCAGCCAGTTCGCCGTTGAGCGTACAACAGATGCATCCGTTCGACATTTCATAGATATTATCGCTTTCCACACCAACGATCAGATCGTTGTCGATCGGAATCTCCCCGAATTCATTTTCAATGACCGCGAATTTATGCTGCGGGTAGTTTTTAATCAGGTTGTTAAGCAGGGTGGTTTTCCCGGCTCCGAGAAATCCGGTCAGTATGGTTACCGGCAGCCGGTCGTCATCCATGTAGTCTTCCATCAGGGTTAAATTTGGCCTGCGCAAAGGTAATCATTTGCCATGCTTAAACACCCGTGGCAGACCCGCGAAAGATGTCAGGATGGATTGATCAGATATTCGGCCATTTTCGTGTAATATGTTGCAAAACATTCTGAAACCATGACAGAAAGCATTAAATTTAATCCTGATTTCTAAAACCAAACGATCATGCTCAATCAATTAATCAACCTGGTGAAGGAAAATGCCGGGGATGCCATTGTCAATAACCCCTCCATTCCCAACGAGCGCAACAACGAAGCCATTCAGACGGCCGCAAGATCATTGCTCAACAGCCTTCAGGGCCAGGCAAAGGGAGGCAACCTCAATGCCGTGCTCGATATGTTCAAAGGAAACGACAATGCCTCCTCCAATCCGATGGTAAATATTATCAGTTCGGGTGTCGCCGGCGACCTGATGAAGAAATTCGGCCTCGACAATGCCGCGGCAGCCAACATCGTCAACCAGCTTATTCCTGCCGTGATGGACAAACTGAAAAACAAGACCAACGATCCCAACGATAGCAGCATCAACCTGGATCAGATCATTGGCGCACTTTCCGGAAAGAAAGGCGGCGGACTGCTGGGATCACTGGCCGGCATGCTTTTCAAAAGAAAATAGAATTTCAGATATTTA
It includes:
- a CDS encoding CobW family GTP-binding protein encodes the protein MEDYMDDDRLPVTILTGFLGAGKTTLLNNLIKNYPQHKFAVIENEFGEIPIDNDLIVGVESDNIYEMSNGCICCTLNGELAELLFDLLNIRHKLTHLVVETTGIADPTTVVQAFMSSEQIEMFYRIDSVVCLVDARNIGPIAADTAMAAKQISYADIVVLNKTDLVTEAEMAGAAELVKSFNPFAELVYSSFGSVNGSSLLDTYTYAPKVIEDFSINAGKLRLSSGVMKPAGFALVQKDQRPALHDIESHSYTFTRNFDPHQFNFWLDHLVEYYGAGIYRIKGIVSFDKVPQKVVVQSVRDHIMISAGEPWNEDEERASRLIFIGKSLGKLRLEESLVKLLSGELQDSVTLLSR
- a CDS encoding DUF937 domain-containing protein; the encoded protein is MLNQLINLVKENAGDAIVNNPSIPNERNNEAIQTAARSLLNSLQGQAKGGNLNAVLDMFKGNDNASSNPMVNIISSGVAGDLMKKFGLDNAAAANIVNQLIPAVMDKLKNKTNDPNDSSINLDQIIGALSGKKGGGLLGSLAGMLFKRK